A window of Pseudomonas guangdongensis contains these coding sequences:
- a CDS encoding FlgO family outer membrane protein translates to MKAAHAIPLLVLALLGLAGCAHAPKGPTYESAARNPFIPTNQQAADVLMLQLEDRLPAGSGPLLVATLVNIDALEQSSTLGRLVSEQVSARFTQAGYKIVEMKFGNSVYMRQDQGEMMLTREVHELASTHAAKAVIVGSYAESKNYVFVNLKVVQPSTNAIIAVHDYALPVTDSVWSMLRGRR, encoded by the coding sequence ATGAAAGCCGCGCACGCCATCCCGCTGCTCGTTCTGGCGCTGCTCGGCCTTGCCGGATGCGCCCATGCCCCCAAAGGGCCGACCTACGAGTCCGCCGCCCGCAATCCCTTCATTCCCACCAACCAGCAGGCCGCCGATGTCCTGATGCTGCAACTGGAGGATCGCCTGCCGGCCGGCAGCGGCCCGTTGCTGGTGGCCACGCTGGTGAATATCGACGCCCTGGAGCAGTCCTCCACCCTCGGGCGCCTGGTGTCGGAGCAGGTGTCCGCACGTTTCACCCAGGCCGGTTACAAGATCGTGGAGATGAAGTTCGGCAACAGCGTCTACATGCGCCAGGACCAGGGCGAGATGATGCTGACCCGCGAAGTCCACGAACTGGCCAGCACCCATGCGGCCAAAGCGGTCATCGTCGGTTCCTATGCCGAAAGCAAGAACTACGTGTTCGTCAATCTGAAGGTGGTGCAGCCCAGCACCAACGCCATCATCGCCGTCCACGACTACGCGCTGCCGGTCACCGACAGCGTCTGGTCGATGCTGCGCGGCAGACGCTGA